A region from the candidate division WOR-3 bacterium genome encodes:
- the acpP gene encoding acyl carrier protein, whose translation MDVFNTLRDIIVEELNVTPEQVTLEARFQEDLGADSLDVVELVMKIEEKFGIEIPDEDAEKIRTVKDAVEYIESKLKT comes from the coding sequence ATGGATGTTTTTAACACTCTAAGGGATATAATTGTGGAAGAACTGAATGTAACACCAGAACAGGTAACATTAGAAGCAAGATTTCAGGAGGATCTTGGAGCAGATTCTCTTGATGTAGTGGAACTTGTAATGAAGATAGAGGAAAAATTTGGTATTGAGATACCGGATGAAGATGCAGAAAAGATAAGAACAGTTAAGGATGCAGTTGAGTATATTGAAAGTAAATTAAAAACATGA
- a CDS encoding glycosyltransferase codes for MKIILYSGYKPYATVSYFYKYLKRINPDTIFISYNEGTDYFINSRKITLKKIFKEIFEPDLFIYVETDPGNGFWIEDINEVKVKKACWLIDNHLNFIWHKNFAKLFDYVFVAQKSLIPWFKKYGLTPLFLPLACDPEIHKEWFNEKEYDIVFIGHLNKEREKFFKEIEKNLKGIKLKVMEKIYLEEMAKMQSKGKLGFNLPVRKDINMRTFEVPACGCLLFSPYIKHLDEIFKEEEIVIYKNIKDIFRKIEFYLENKEEWEEKRKRGKEKVLKEHTYFNRVKNFLEKIKEEKNERKISYFDFYYLKTKKPFRKYFVLKDFLKILKFKNLIKNLYIEFCVKIRKKFKKFPY; via the coding sequence ATGAAAATAATTCTTTATTCAGGGTATAAACCCTATGCTACTGTTAGTTATTTTTATAAATATCTCAAAAGAATAAATCCTGATACAATCTTTATATCATATAACGAAGGGACAGATTATTTTATAAATTCAAGAAAAATAACCTTAAAAAAAATATTTAAAGAAATATTTGAACCTGATCTATTTATTTACGTTGAAACAGATCCTGGAAATGGTTTCTGGATTGAGGATATAAATGAGGTAAAGGTTAAAAAGGCATGCTGGCTTATTGATAACCACTTAAATTTTATCTGGCATAAAAATTTTGCTAAACTCTTTGATTATGTTTTTGTGGCACAAAAATCTCTTATCCCATGGTTTAAAAAATATGGATTAACTCCTCTTTTTTTACCCCTTGCCTGTGATCCTGAAATACATAAAGAATGGTTTAATGAAAAGGAATATGATATTGTTTTTATAGGACACCTAAATAAAGAAAGGGAAAAATTTTTTAAAGAAATTGAAAAAAATTTAAAGGGAATAAAGTTAAAGGTAATGGAAAAGATATATCTTGAAGAAATGGCAAAAATGCAAAGTAAGGGCAAACTGGGTTTTAACTTACCTGTTAGAAAGGATATAAATATGAGAACCTTTGAAGTTCCTGCCTGTGGCTGTCTTCTTTTTTCACCCTATATAAAACACCTTGATGAAATTTTTAAGGAAGAGGAAATAGTTATTTACAAAAACATAAAAGATATTTTTAGAAAAATAGAATTCTATTTAGAAAATAAAGAAGAATGGGAAGAAAAGAGAAAAAGGGGAAAGGAAAAAGTTTTGAAAGAGCACACTTATTTTAACAGGGTAAAAAATTTTCTTGAAAAAATAAAGGAGGAAAAAAATGAAAGAAAAATAAGTTATTTTGATTTTTATTACTTAAAAACTAAAAAACCTTTCAGAAAATACTTTGTACTTAAAGATTTTCTTAAAATTTTGAAATTCAAAAATTTAATTAAAAATTTATACATTGAATTTTGTGTTAAAATTAGAAAAAAATTTAAAAAATTTCCTTATTAA
- a CDS encoding glycosyltransferase family 1 protein has protein sequence MKIFIDITPLRYTFSGIQVFTLNLIREFKKMGEEVIEIEKPFIRLIFSKGDVYLGPDGRIPFLKRFKIISTIIHDICFETEPSLFPSNSIKLARKKVKRALLKSDVIFVPSEFTKESIKKFYGFEDKIKVVYPGVKIPEDITKTFDVPEKFFLFVGTVQKRKNLINLVRAFKELSLKEFYLLIAGERGFGFEEIEREIGSNVIWLKRNLTQEEIFFLYKNCVAFIYPSFCEGFGLPVLEAMISKKPVIATPLPVFKEFAQDGIFYLKGFDKNDIKEGIIYFLQESEENIKNKVLKGYEIAKNFTWEKTALKILEKWKEMIL, from the coding sequence ATGAAAATTTTTATAGATATAACTCCTTTAAGATACACCTTTTCTGGAATTCAGGTTTTTACTTTGAATCTTATAAGGGAATTTAAAAAAATGGGAGAAGAGGTAATTGAAATAGAAAAACCTTTTATAAGATTAATTTTCTCTAAAGGAGATGTTTATTTAGGTCCAGATGGGAGAATACCTTTTTTAAAAAGATTTAAGATTATAAGCACGATAATTCATGATATATGTTTTGAAACAGAACCTTCTTTATTTCCTTCTAATTCAATAAAACTTGCAAGGAAAAAAGTAAAAAGAGCCCTTTTAAAATCAGATGTTATTTTTGTTCCATCGGAATTTACAAAGGAAAGTATAAAAAAATTTTATGGATTTGAAGATAAAATTAAAGTTGTTTATCCTGGAGTTAAAATTCCTGAAGATATAACAAAAACCTTTGATGTTCCTGAAAAATTCTTTTTATTTGTAGGAACGGTTCAAAAGAGAAAAAATCTCATTAATCTTGTTAGAGCTTTTAAAGAATTGAGTTTAAAAGAATTTTACCTTTTAATAGCAGGTGAAAGGGGATTTGGTTTTGAAGAAATTGAAAGAGAAATAGGTAGTAATGTAATCTGGTTAAAAAGAAATTTAACTCAGGAGGAAATATTTTTTCTATATAAAAATTGTGTTGCTTTTATTTACCCGAGCTTCTGCGAAGGTTTTGGTCTTCCTGTTCTTGAAGCAATGATTTCAAAAAAACCTGTAATAGCTACACCTCTTCCAGTTTTTAAAGAGTTTGCTCAAGATGGTATTTTTTATTTAAAAGGATTTGATAAAAATGACATAAAAGAGGGTATAATTTATTTTCTTCAAGAAAGTGAGGAGAATATTAAAAACAAAGTTCTTAAAGGTTACGAAATTGCAAAAAATTTTACTTGGGAAAAAACAGCTCTTAAAATATTAGAAAAATGGAAGGAAATGATCTTATAA
- a CDS encoding O-antigen ligase family protein: MKKIREFLFYLAIPSTIFIFQGYKKRKRILKIFILFSLLSAFYSFFQILKGKGDEIRAHGFFLHPLTYSGFLIIPLTFSVGFALTSKKKEKFFYLFAFFVLITALLLTDSRGALFSLFISTIILIFKLKKKIIFPIFLIFTLFLILFLIKNPLNIRKIDLRKESIEKRTLLIKAFPEFFFKKPIFGYGRVYTEEWIKTLDKNKYKEESIKILKEMNHFHNSFLQVIFYFGIIGFLILYSIYFYLLKTLYSKKTLLSFLTFTNLLAFLIHGFFEINIFAEEIFLPLFYFIGISLSEDENNSLFRV, translated from the coding sequence TTGAAAAAAATCCGGGAATTTTTATTTTACCTTGCAATTCCTTCCACTATATTTATTTTTCAGGGATATAAAAAAAGGAAAAGAATTTTAAAAATTTTTATTTTATTTTCCCTTTTAAGTGCTTTCTATTCCTTCTTTCAAATTTTAAAGGGAAAAGGTGATGAAATTAGGGCTCACGGTTTTTTTCTTCATCCTTTGACCTATTCAGGCTTTTTAATTATTCCTCTTACCTTTTCAGTGGGCTTTGCCTTAACCTCTAAGAAAAAAGAAAAATTTTTTTATCTATTTGCCTTTTTTGTGCTTATAACAGCTCTTTTATTAACAGATTCAAGGGGAGCTCTTTTTTCTCTTTTTATTTCAACAATAATTTTAATTTTTAAATTAAAGAAAAAAATAATTTTCCCAATTTTTTTAATTTTTACTTTATTTCTGATTCTATTTTTAATAAAAAATCCTCTTAATATAAGAAAAATTGATTTAAGAAAGGAAAGTATAGAAAAAAGAACTCTTTTAATAAAAGCTTTTCCTGAATTCTTTTTTAAAAAACCAATTTTTGGATACGGAAGAGTCTACACAGAAGAATGGATTAAAACCCTTGACAAAAACAAATATAAGGAAGAAAGCATTAAAATTTTAAAAGAAATGAACCACTTTCATAACAGTTTCCTCCAGGTAATCTTTTATTTTGGAATTATAGGTTTTTTAATTTTATATTCCATTTATTTTTATCTTTTAAAAACCTTATATTCAAAAAAAACACTTTTATCTTTTTTAACATTTACAAACCTTTTAGCCTTTCTTATTCATGGCTTTTTTGAAATAAATATTTTTGCTGAGGAAATTTTTTTGCCCCTTTTTTATTTCATAGGAATTTCCCTTAGTGAAGATGAAAATAATTCTTTATTCAGGGTATAA
- the lpxB gene encoding lipid-A-disaccharide synthase gives MKILFVAGEISGDKNASYLIEKILEKRKDIEIFAYGGKEMEKKGAVLIKDITEKAVVGFTEAIGIVGFFKNLLKEIIYFVIKNDIKKIILVDFPGFNLILAKHLKKIKREVFYYIPPQVWAWGSWRIRDLRRYTDRVLSTFPFEADFLRKKGVPAFFVGTPIAERINWNLNKEKWIIFLPGSRKKEIKRHIIDMIKIRDYIEEDFKDYKFLISIIYPEKEILEKIKNKFEVIDKDPTPYIEKSKFAITVSGTASLECALAGTPMVVIYKVSELTYYLARILTKVPYVSLVNIISGKKIIPEYIQHIKLKDIRDFLVSLSQDEKKLERILCELETIRKILSNNEKFNPVYLILNSINGK, from the coding sequence ATGAAAATACTTTTTGTAGCCGGTGAAATTTCTGGTGATAAGAATGCTTCTTATTTAATTGAAAAGATTTTAGAAAAAAGAAAAGATATTGAGATTTTTGCCTATGGCGGTAAAGAAATGGAGAAAAAAGGTGCTGTTCTTATAAAAGATATAACAGAAAAAGCAGTTGTTGGATTTACAGAAGCAATAGGTATAGTAGGCTTTTTTAAAAATTTACTAAAAGAAATTATATACTTTGTTATAAAAAATGATATAAAAAAAATAATTCTTGTTGATTTTCCTGGTTTCAATTTGATTCTTGCAAAACATTTAAAGAAAATAAAAAGGGAAGTTTTTTACTATATTCCCCCTCAGGTCTGGGCCTGGGGCTCTTGGAGAATAAGGGATTTAAGAAGATATACTGACAGGGTTTTATCAACCTTTCCTTTTGAAGCAGACTTTTTAAGAAAAAAGGGGGTTCCCGCTTTTTTTGTAGGCACTCCTATTGCAGAAAGAATTAATTGGAATTTAAATAAAGAAAAATGGATTATCTTCCTTCCAGGCTCAAGAAAAAAAGAAATAAAAAGACATATTATTGATATGATAAAAATAAGGGATTATATAGAAGAAGATTTTAAAGACTATAAATTTTTAATATCCATTATTTATCCTGAAAAAGAGATTTTAGAGAAGATAAAAAATAAGTTTGAAGTTATAGATAAGGATCCAACCCCTTATATAGAAAAATCTAAATTTGCTATAACAGTTAGTGGTACAGCTTCTCTTGAATGTGCCCTTGCAGGGACTCCTATGGTTGTAATTTATAAGGTATCAGAACTCACATATTACCTTGCCAGAATTTTAACAAAAGTTCCCTATGTGTCTCTTGTTAACATAATAAGTGGAAAGAAAATAATACCTGAATATATTCAACATATAAAACTTAAAGATATAAGAGATTTTTTAGTTTCACTTTCTCAGGATGAAAAAAAATTAGAAAGAATTTTGTGTGAACTTGAAACGATAAGAAAAATACTCTCTAACAATGAAAAATTTAATCCAGTTTATTTAATACTAAATAGTATAAATGGAAAATAG
- a CDS encoding Gfo/Idh/MocA family oxidoreductase encodes MRKLKVGVIGVGYLGSIHAKLLKEIEEAELIGVYDIREERTKEVARELSVYPAKTPYDLMEKVEAITCAVPTLNHYEVGLMVLKNNRHLFMEKPLTTKISEAKRLIKEAESRNLILQVGFVERLNPGILSVRDIIKNPMFIEAERLSTFVGRGTDVDVILDLMIHDIDLLFIFKESIIKKVDAVGVPVITDKIDIANVRIEFEDGSVCNLTASRISREPFRKIRFFQKDTYISVDLKEKDAQVYIKRNSQILPYPVDVININPLKEELKSFVRACLYKEKVLVDGREALKSLKLALRIKKIIENNLKRIKF; translated from the coding sequence TTGAGAAAGCTTAAAGTCGGGGTAATTGGTGTTGGTTATCTCGGCTCAATTCATGCTAAGTTATTAAAGGAAATTGAAGAAGCAGAACTTATCGGAGTTTATGATATAAGGGAGGAAAGGACAAAGGAGGTTGCAAGAGAGCTTTCAGTTTATCCTGCTAAAACTCCCTATGATCTTATGGAAAAAGTTGAGGCTATAACCTGTGCTGTTCCCACACTTAATCATTATGAAGTTGGTTTAATGGTTTTAAAGAATAATAGGCATTTATTTATGGAAAAACCTTTAACAACTAAAATAAGTGAAGCAAAAAGACTTATAAAGGAAGCGGAAAGTAGAAATCTAATTTTGCAGGTTGGATTTGTTGAAAGGTTAAACCCTGGTATTTTGAGTGTAAGGGATATAATAAAAAATCCAATGTTTATTGAGGCAGAGAGACTATCTACCTTTGTGGGAAGGGGAACAGATGTGGATGTAATTCTTGATCTTATGATTCACGATATAGATCTTCTCTTTATTTTTAAAGAATCAATAATTAAGAAAGTAGATGCAGTTGGTGTGCCTGTTATAACTGATAAGATTGATATTGCAAATGTGAGGATAGAATTTGAGGATGGCTCTGTTTGTAATTTAACAGCTTCAAGGATTTCAAGGGAGCCTTTCAGAAAAATCAGGTTTTTCCAGAAGGATACATATATATCAGTTGATTTAAAGGAAAAGGATGCACAGGTATATATAAAGAGAAATTCTCAGATTTTGCCCTATCCTGTTGATGTTATAAATATCAATCCACTTAAAGAAGAATTAAAAAGTTTTGTAAGAGCTTGCTTATATAAGGAAAAAGTTCTGGTTGATGGCAGAGAAGCTTTAAAAAGTTTAAAGCTTGCACTCAGAATAAAGAAAATAATTGAAAATAACTTAAAGAGGATAAAATTTTGA
- a CDS encoding HU family DNA-binding protein codes for MNKAELIDHVASKAKIAKKAAAAAVDAFIDAVKQTLKKGDELRLVGFGTFGVKKRKQRKGRNPRTGAEITIPAQKVPFFRPSSELKNLVKK; via the coding sequence ATGAATAAAGCTGAACTTATCGACCATGTTGCCAGTAAGGCAAAAATAGCAAAAAAAGCCGCAGCAGCGGCTGTTGATGCTTTTATTGATGCAGTAAAACAAACCCTTAAAAAGGGAGATGAGTTAAGACTTGTTGGATTTGGAACTTTTGGAGTTAAAAAGAGAAAACAGAGAAAAGGAAGAAATCCAAGAACAGGGGCAGAAATAACAATTCCTGCCCAGAAGGTTCCTTTCTTCAGACCTTCTTCAGAGCTTAAAAACCTTGTAAAGAAGTAA
- a CDS encoding methyltransferase, which produces MKKIGKFLYKNRDKTGIPFFIIILFFVNPNVKNFFLSLPLLILGELLRIYSLMYAGEATRAKDLKASFLVTGGPYAFLRNPIYLGNFFISLSIMIFYNPPIYFFLLFIFLFFLQYFLIVLEEENFLEKEFGEEYRIYKKNTYRFFPKLKPYSKRTRKLYNFFEVFKFEKSTIFLILFLILLGFLIIYLK; this is translated from the coding sequence TTGAAAAAGATTGGTAAATTTCTTTACAAAAATAGGGATAAAACAGGAATACCCTTTTTTATAATAATTTTATTTTTTGTAAATCCTAATGTAAAAAATTTTTTTCTTTCACTTCCTCTTTTAATTTTAGGTGAGCTTTTGAGAATTTACAGTTTAATGTATGCAGGTGAAGCTACAAGAGCAAAAGATCTTAAAGCTAGCTTTCTTGTCACAGGTGGTCCTTATGCTTTTTTAAGAAACCCAATATATCTTGGAAATTTTTTCATATCCCTTTCTATTATGATTTTTTATAACCCCCCCATATATTTCTTTTTACTTTTTATCTTTCTCTTTTTCCTTCAGTATTTTCTTATAGTTCTTGAGGAAGAAAATTTTCTTGAAAAGGAATTTGGAGAAGAATACAGAATTTATAAAAAAAATACATACAGATTTTTTCCAAAATTAAAACCTTATTCAAAAAGGACAAGAAAGTTATATAATTTTTTTGAAGTTTTTAAATTTGAAAAATCAACTATTTTTTTAATTCTTTTTCTTATTCTTTTAGGTTTTTTGATAATTTATTTAAAATGA
- the ispF gene encoding 2-C-methyl-D-erythritol 2,4-cyclodiphosphate synthase, giving the protein MRDTSFILLGAGKGKRFGKPKISLKLNNKPIYLSLINKLSNLKFIGEIIFVCPKKYVKDIKKEIDKENYKLKIKVVEGGKTRCLSMEKGVKNASYNYLFIHDLARPFFSLKLLSKMRKKLSEKEIIVPFYTPSDTVFYEDEKIEREKIKLIHTPQATRKDLILKALQKTKRRDFPDESTLLKEVLNINPFFIKDSFFNFKITFEEDLKNMQEFLNLFSFKIGLGFDSHKLVKGKGSLYIGGLSVKRGIFALGHSDGDAVIHSLCDALLGVLGRGDIGDFFPDTDKRWKNKRSKIFLKKIMNLFKKESYDIINIDITILLDEPKLGEKKKKIRENLAKIMNIEPERINIKAKTSEGLFKDFIFSYTILTAKSSV; this is encoded by the coding sequence TTGAGAGATACCTCTTTTATTTTACTCGGAGCAGGCAAAGGAAAAAGATTTGGAAAACCAAAAATATCTTTAAAACTCAATAATAAACCAATTTACCTTTCCCTTATAAATAAACTTTCTAATTTAAAATTCATAGGTGAAATTATCTTTGTGTGTCCCAAAAAATATGTAAAAGATATAAAGAAAGAAATTGATAAAGAAAATTATAAATTAAAAATTAAAGTGGTAGAAGGTGGTAAAACGAGGTGTTTAAGTATGGAAAAGGGTGTTAAAAATGCCTCTTATAATTATTTGTTTATACATGACCTTGCCCGTCCCTTTTTTTCTTTGAAACTTTTAAGTAAAATGAGGAAAAAACTTTCTGAAAAAGAAATTATTGTTCCCTTTTATACTCCATCTGACACTGTTTTTTATGAAGATGAAAAAATTGAAAGAGAGAAAATTAAATTAATTCACACCCCACAGGCAACAAGAAAAGATTTAATTTTAAAAGCTCTTCAAAAAACTAAAAGAAGAGATTTCCCTGATGAAAGCACTCTTTTAAAAGAAGTTTTAAATATAAATCCCTTTTTTATAAAAGATTCTTTTTTTAACTTTAAAATTACCTTTGAAGAAGATCTGAAAAATATGCAAGAATTCCTTAATTTATTTTCATTTAAAATAGGTCTCGGGTTTGACTCCCATAAATTGGTAAAAGGTAAAGGTTCCCTCTATATAGGTGGTTTAAGTGTTAAAAGGGGAATTTTTGCCCTTGGACACTCTGATGGTGATGCTGTTATACATTCCCTTTGTGATGCTTTACTTGGTGTTTTGGGGAGAGGAGATATAGGTGATTTTTTCCCTGATACAGATAAAAGATGGAAGAATAAAAGGTCAAAAATTTTTTTAAAAAAAATAATGAATCTTTTTAAAAAAGAGAGTTACGATATTATTAACATAGATATAACTATACTTCTTGATGAGCCCAAATTGGGTGAAAAAAAGAAAAAGATAAGGGAAAACCTTGCAAAAATTATGAATATAGAACCTGAGAGGATAAATATAAAAGCAAAAACATCTGAAGGTCTTTTTAAGGATTTTATCTTTTCTTACACAATTCTTACAGCAAAATCCTCTGTTTAG
- the plsY gene encoding glycerol-3-phosphate 1-O-acyltransferase PlsY: protein MHSKLIYLILSYLSGSVPYGFIFVKIFKGEDIRKFGSGNIGATNVFRFDKKIGILTLIFDISKAFFPTFFALRLFSFDFASLVAFLTVLGHITSPFLLFKGGKGVATLFGAFLALIPFPILIGAIVFFTVILLFRMVSLGSLSASLTVLIVSIFIENYPLYFDILLFITVVFIFFAHRSNIKRIIEGKERKISFR, encoded by the coding sequence ATGCATTCTAAATTAATTTATTTGATTCTTTCCTACCTTTCAGGTTCTGTTCCATATGGGTTTATATTTGTGAAAATTTTTAAGGGTGAGGATATTAGAAAATTCGGAAGTGGTAATATAGGTGCTACAAATGTTTTCAGGTTTGATAAAAAGATCGGTATTTTAACTCTCATTTTTGATATAAGCAAAGCCTTTTTCCCAACTTTTTTTGCTTTAAGACTTTTTTCCTTTGATTTTGCAAGTTTAGTTGCCTTTTTAACTGTTTTGGGTCATATAACTTCTCCTTTTCTTTTATTTAAAGGTGGAAAGGGTGTTGCCACTTTATTTGGAGCCTTTTTAGCTTTAATTCCTTTTCCCATATTAATAGGTGCTATAGTTTTTTTTACAGTTATTCTTCTATTCAGAATGGTTTCCCTTGGCTCACTTTCTGCTTCTCTTACTGTTTTAATTGTAAGTATATTTATTGAAAACTACCCTCTTTACTTTGATATTTTACTTTTTATAACAGTAGTTTTTATTTTCTTTGCTCACAGGTCAAATATTAAAAGAATAATTGAGGGTAAGGAAAGAAAAATTAGTTTTAGGTGA
- a CDS encoding glycoside hydrolase family 3 N-terminal domain-containing protein — translation MNPYKNFIIGIEDFEEGFEIVKNIKPFAIFLKSSFRNKDLKEIKEFIRDLKNFAQYDLKIATDQEGGYASWILTGFPSPKEWSKMPFIEFEKDVREMARKMKDLGIDINFAPCVDICFDSENEIICKKGRSFGNDPKIVSEYSLKFFRIMKEEGVSCCAKHFINQARAKEDPHRELPVSYCFLLELEKDFFPYKVLIKNGIEYVMAGFIKYEKISEHPVLFSEFFLKEILRKKLLFKGKIITDDLLMGGIKKYYSLKESIEFSLKAGCDLILISKFSEIF, via the coding sequence GTGAATCCTTATAAGAATTTTATTATTGGAATTGAAGATTTTGAGGAAGGATTTGAAATTGTTAAAAACATAAAACCTTTTGCTATTTTTTTAAAGAGTTCTTTTAGGAATAAAGATTTAAAAGAAATTAAGGAATTTATAAGAGATTTAAAAAATTTTGCTCAATACGATTTAAAAATTGCCACAGACCAGGAAGGTGGATATGCTTCATGGATTCTTACTGGTTTCCCTTCACCTAAGGAATGGAGCAAAATGCCTTTTATAGAGTTCGAAAAAGATGTAAGAGAAATGGCAAGGAAAATGAAGGATCTGGGTATTGATATAAATTTTGCTCCCTGTGTTGATATTTGTTTTGATAGTGAAAATGAAATTATATGTAAAAAGGGAAGAAGTTTTGGAAATGATCCTAAAATTGTGTCAGAGTATTCCCTTAAATTTTTTAGAATAATGAAGGAAGAAGGAGTTTCTTGCTGTGCTAAGCATTTTATAAACCAGGCAAGAGCAAAGGAAGATCCTCACAGAGAGCTTCCTGTTTCATATTGTTTTCTTTTGGAACTTGAGAAAGATTTTTTCCCCTATAAAGTTTTAATAAAAAATGGTATTGAGTATGTAATGGCTGGATTTATTAAATATGAAAAGATATCAGAACATCCTGTTTTATTCTCTGAATTTTTTTTAAAGGAAATTTTAAGAAAAAAACTCTTATTTAAAGGTAAAATAATAACTGATGATTTATTAATGGGAGGTATAAAAAAATATTACTCTTTAAAGGAAAGTATTGAATTTTCTTTAAAAGCAGGTTGTGACCTTATTTTAATTTCTAAATTTTCAGAAATCTTTTGA
- a CDS encoding DHH family phosphoesterase, which translates to MEGNDLIKRLIENPKLLLPDLEPSFYQYENIERFFEILEEKKEIGEKILIIGHEDVDGIASLFGMEILIKEIGLNFKTYLPSRENESYGISDKVIERLKDENFDFLITVDCGLSNVMEIKHLRELGFDVFVIDHHFEGNFEEENLIHPFKGKGFPFLSNGVLIFILLFKKFGENLWKEKKFFDFVYLSGLSVLSDKVPICSVNQYVLNKSESIFPETEIYKIFNEVNMKPPQFKEISKIIPLIPARNGTHLILDFLRESEVLGKKKIMREIISTYIEEQKNFEESLFISKNSIYTENNINFIISKNINPRYAGWIAGRFLKENNFPSICITRKNNEWIGEARSKPPLSVLKLLRETSFLFEEFGGHPFACGFRIKEENIEPLIKNIKILSGDLKNFIPEPDLILDEKEFKELREILEKISKTGINFYIKVGEKIFYSTKEGILTLKL; encoded by the coding sequence ATGGAAGGAAATGATCTTATAAAAAGGTTAATAGAAAATCCTAAATTACTATTACCTGACCTTGAGCCGAGCTTTTACCAATATGAAAATATAGAAAGATTTTTTGAAATTTTAGAAGAAAAAAAAGAAATTGGGGAAAAAATTCTCATCATAGGTCACGAGGATGTGGATGGCATAGCCTCTCTTTTTGGAATGGAAATTCTTATTAAAGAAATAGGTCTTAACTTTAAAACTTACCTTCCTTCAAGAGAGAATGAATCCTATGGAATATCTGATAAAGTAATTGAAAGGTTAAAGGATGAGAATTTTGACTTTTTAATTACAGTGGATTGTGGTCTTTCAAATGTAATGGAAATCAAACATTTGAGAGAACTCGGCTTTGATGTTTTTGTTATTGACCATCATTTTGAAGGTAATTTTGAAGAGGAAAATTTAATACATCCTTTTAAAGGGAAAGGGTTTCCCTTTTTGTCTAATGGTGTTTTAATTTTTATTTTACTTTTTAAAAAATTCGGAGAAAATTTATGGAAAGAAAAGAAATTTTTTGATTTTGTTTATCTATCAGGACTCTCTGTTTTATCAGATAAAGTTCCTATTTGCTCAGTAAATCAGTATGTTTTAAATAAAAGTGAATCTATTTTCCCGGAAACTGAAATTTATAAAATTTTTAACGAGGTAAATATGAAGCCTCCTCAATTCAAGGAAATATCAAAGATTATTCCCCTTATTCCTGCAAGGAATGGTACTCACTTAATTTTAGATTTTTTAAGAGAAAGTGAGGTTTTGGGGAAAAAGAAAATAATGAGAGAAATAATTTCAACATATATTGAAGAGCAAAAAAATTTTGAAGAATCTCTTTTTATTTCAAAAAATTCAATTTATACTGAAAATAACATTAACTTTATTATATCAAAAAATATAAATCCAAGATACGCAGGATGGATAGCAGGAAGATTTTTGAAGGAAAATAATTTTCCTTCAATATGCATAACAAGAAAAAATAATGAATGGATAGGTGAAGCAAGATCAAAACCACCTCTTTCGGTTTTAAAGTTATTAAGGGAAACATCTTTTTTATTTGAAGAATTTGGTGGACATCCCTTTGCCTGCGGATTTAGAATAAAAGAAGAAAATATTGAACCTTTAATCAAGAACATAAAAATATTATCAGGTGATTTAAAGAACTTTATCCCTGAACCTGATCTTATACTTGATGAGAAAGAATTTAAGGAATTAAGAGAAATATTAGAAAAAATTAGTAAGACCGGAATTAATTTTTATATTAAAGTAGGTGAAAAAATCTTTTATTCAACCAAGGAGGGAATTTTAACCTTAAAGCTCTAA